One window from the genome of Mycolicibacterium gadium encodes:
- a CDS encoding FAD-binding oxidoreductase — protein sequence MSVVDTDARSAHSAGVERLLASYRAIPPNATVRLAKPTSNLFRARAKTSTKGLDVSGLGGVIAVDPENRTADVAGMCTYEDLVAATLPYGLAPLVVPQLKTITLGGAVTGLGIESTSFRNGLPHESVLEMDILTGTGDLVTASATENQDLFRTFPNSYGTLGYSVRIKIELEPVKPFVELRHLRFNALTDLFAAMDRIVETGGHPDIAVGKPVDYLDGVVFSADESYLVLGYQTGTPGPVSDYTGQQIYYRSIQHPEGEKHDRLTIHDYLWRWDTDWFWCSRAFGAQDPLIRRFWPRRYRRSSVYWKLIGYDQRFNIADRIEKRNGRPPLERVVQDIEVPLSRAEEFVDWFLTNVPIEPIWLCPLRLRGDTTWPLYPIRAHSTYVNVGFWSSVPVGPTEGHTNRLIERKVSELDGHKSLYSDAYYSPEEFDELYGGETYKTVKKTYDPDSRLLDLYAKAVQRR from the coding sequence GTGTCAGTGGTGGATACCGACGCACGTTCTGCTCACTCCGCAGGGGTAGAGCGGCTACTGGCCAGCTACCGGGCGATTCCCCCGAACGCGACGGTCCGACTGGCCAAACCCACGTCGAACCTCTTCCGGGCCCGGGCCAAGACGTCGACCAAGGGTCTGGACGTCTCGGGCCTCGGCGGGGTCATCGCGGTCGATCCCGAGAACCGGACCGCGGACGTCGCGGGCATGTGCACGTACGAGGACCTGGTGGCGGCAACGCTGCCCTACGGGCTGGCGCCGCTCGTGGTGCCGCAGCTCAAGACGATCACGCTCGGCGGGGCGGTCACCGGCCTCGGTATCGAGTCGACATCGTTCCGCAACGGCCTGCCACACGAATCGGTGCTGGAGATGGACATCCTCACCGGCACTGGCGACCTCGTGACCGCCTCCGCCACCGAGAATCAGGATCTTTTCCGGACATTCCCGAATTCCTATGGCACGCTGGGATATTCGGTCCGCATCAAGATCGAGCTGGAGCCGGTGAAGCCGTTCGTCGAGCTGCGTCATCTGCGGTTCAACGCGTTGACAGACCTGTTTGCGGCAATGGACCGCATCGTCGAAACCGGAGGCCACCCAGACATCGCGGTCGGCAAGCCCGTCGACTACCTCGACGGTGTCGTGTTCTCGGCCGACGAGAGCTACCTGGTACTCGGATACCAGACCGGCACTCCGGGTCCCGTGAGCGACTACACCGGCCAGCAGATCTACTACCGGTCCATCCAACACCCCGAGGGCGAAAAGCACGACCGCCTGACGATCCACGACTACCTGTGGCGCTGGGATACCGACTGGTTCTGGTGCTCAAGGGCATTCGGCGCCCAGGATCCGCTCATCCGCCGGTTCTGGCCGCGGCGCTACCGGCGCAGCAGCGTCTACTGGAAGCTGATCGGCTACGACCAGCGTTTCAACATCGCCGACAGGATCGAAAAGCGCAACGGCCGACCACCATTGGAACGCGTCGTGCAGGACATCGAGGTCCCTTTGTCCCGCGCAGAAGAGTTCGTCGACTGGTTCCTGACCAACGTGCCGATCGAGCCGATCTGGTTGTGCCCGTTGCGGCTCCGTGGCGACACCACCTGGCCGCTGTACCCGATCCGCGCCCACAGCACCTACGTCAACGTCGGGTTCTGGTCGTCGGTACCGGTGGGTCCGACCGAAGGACATACGAATAGATTGATCGAACGCAAGGTCAGCGAGCTGGATGGTCACAAATCGCTGTATTCCGATGCGTACTACAGCCCGGAAGAGTTCGACGAACTCTATGGTGGAGAAACCTACAAGACCGTCAAAAAGACCTACGACCCCGACTCGAGACTCCTCGACCTGTATGCAAAGGCGGTGCAACGACGATGA
- a CDS encoding Rv3717 family N-acetylmuramoyl-L-alanine amidase, whose translation MHPRLRVGATRTLRSCAAVATGLLIAASTLVSPASAAPANIAGKIVFLDPGHNAVNDSSISRQVPTGRGGTKDCQASGTSTDDGYAEHAFAWETTLRIRQALTALGVRTAMSRGDDASAGPCVDERAAMANSLRPDAVISIHADGGPASGRGFHVLYSSPPLNDVQAGPSVRLATIMKDQLQASGLVPSTYIGTGGLNPRSDIAGLNLAQFPSVLVELGNMKNPADSALMKTPEGRQKYADAVVRGIAGFLGSS comes from the coding sequence GTGCATCCCCGCCTGCGTGTCGGTGCCACCAGAACTCTGCGCTCCTGCGCCGCGGTGGCGACCGGACTCCTCATCGCCGCATCGACGCTTGTCAGCCCCGCATCCGCAGCGCCGGCCAACATCGCCGGCAAGATCGTCTTCCTCGACCCCGGTCACAACGCCGTCAACGACTCGTCCATCAGCCGCCAGGTGCCCACCGGCCGCGGCGGTACCAAGGATTGCCAGGCCAGCGGTACGTCGACCGACGACGGCTATGCCGAGCATGCCTTCGCTTGGGAGACCACACTGCGCATCCGCCAGGCACTGACCGCGCTCGGAGTGCGCACCGCGATGTCACGCGGCGACGATGCCAGTGCGGGTCCCTGCGTCGACGAACGCGCGGCGATGGCCAACTCCCTGCGCCCCGACGCGGTCATCAGCATCCACGCCGACGGCGGGCCCGCCAGCGGTCGCGGCTTCCACGTCCTTTACTCGTCCCCACCGCTCAACGACGTGCAGGCCGGGCCTTCGGTGCGACTGGCCACGATCATGAAGGACCAGTTGCAGGCATCAGGCCTGGTGCCGTCCACCTACATCGGTACCGGCGGCCTGAATCCGCGGTCGGACATCGCGGGGCTCAATCTGGCGCAGTTCCCGTCGGTCCTGGTCGAGCTCGGCAACATGAAGAACCCGGCCGATTCGGCGCTGATGAAGACACCCGAGGGGCGGCAGAAGTACGCCGACGCCGTGGTGCGCGGGATCGCCGGCTTCCTCGGCTCCAGCTAG
- a CDS encoding aminotransferase class I/II-fold pyridoxal phosphate-dependent enzyme — MSFQSLGPAELRAQHELQTRNYADLKAKGLKLDLTRGKPSAAQLDLSNGLLNLPGQADFKDGDGTDTRNYGGLHGLPELRAIFGEILGIGVPNLIAGNNASLEFMHDVVTFSMLHGGVDSPRPWKDEPHVKFLCPAPGYDRHFAITETLGIEMITVPMHEDGPDVDLIEELVAVDPGIKGMWCVPVYSNPTGVTFSWEKVRRLVQMRTAANDFRLMWDNAYAVHTLTHDFAQNIDVLGLAEAAGNPNRPLVFASTSKITFAGAGVSFFGGSLGNIAWYLQYAGKKSIGPDKVNQLRHLRFFGDADGVRLQMRRHQELLAPKFATVLEILADRLGESKIASWTEPKGGYFVSLDVLPGTARRTIALAKDAGIAVTEAGATFPYRKDPEDKNIRIAPSFPPLPELREAMDGLATCALLSATEALLKD, encoded by the coding sequence GTGTCGTTTCAGTCGCTCGGCCCTGCGGAACTTCGCGCACAGCACGAGTTGCAGACGCGCAATTACGCCGACCTCAAGGCCAAGGGTCTCAAGTTGGATCTGACCAGGGGTAAGCCCTCGGCCGCCCAGCTCGACCTGTCCAACGGCCTGCTGAACCTTCCCGGCCAGGCCGACTTCAAGGACGGCGACGGCACCGACACACGCAACTACGGCGGCCTGCACGGGCTGCCGGAGCTGCGGGCCATCTTCGGCGAGATACTCGGGATCGGGGTGCCGAACCTGATCGCCGGCAACAACGCGAGCCTCGAGTTCATGCACGACGTCGTGACGTTCTCGATGCTGCACGGCGGCGTCGATTCGCCGCGGCCCTGGAAGGATGAGCCGCACGTCAAATTCCTCTGCCCGGCGCCCGGCTACGACCGGCACTTCGCGATCACCGAGACCCTGGGCATCGAGATGATCACCGTGCCCATGCACGAGGACGGCCCCGACGTCGACCTGATCGAGGAGCTGGTCGCTGTCGACCCGGGCATCAAGGGCATGTGGTGTGTTCCGGTGTACTCGAACCCGACCGGCGTGACCTTTTCGTGGGAGAAGGTGCGGCGGCTGGTTCAAATGCGCACCGCTGCCAACGATTTCCGGCTGATGTGGGACAACGCGTACGCGGTGCACACGTTGACCCACGATTTCGCGCAGAACATCGACGTCCTGGGACTGGCCGAGGCGGCGGGGAATCCGAACCGGCCGCTGGTCTTCGCGTCGACGTCGAAGATCACGTTCGCCGGTGCCGGGGTGAGCTTCTTTGGGGGCTCGCTGGGAAACATCGCGTGGTATCTGCAGTACGCGGGCAAGAAGTCGATCGGGCCGGACAAGGTGAACCAGCTGCGGCATCTGCGGTTCTTCGGCGACGCCGACGGCGTGCGGCTGCAGATGCGGCGTCATCAGGAACTGCTGGCGCCCAAGTTCGCCACGGTGCTGGAGATCCTGGCCGACCGGCTCGGCGAGTCCAAGATCGCGTCGTGGACCGAGCCGAAGGGCGGCTACTTCGTGAGCCTGGATGTGCTGCCGGGCACCGCGCGCCGCACCATCGCGCTTGCCAAGGATGCAGGTATAGCGGTCACGGAGGCCGGCGCCACCTTTCCGTACCGAAAAGATCCGGAGGACAAGAACATTCGGATCGCGCCGTCATTCCCGCCGCTGCCCGAGTTGCGCGAGGCGATGGACGGCCTGGCGACCTGCGCGCTGCTCTCGGCCACCGAAGCGTTGCTGAAGGACTGA
- a CDS encoding ICP22 family protein, giving the protein MRRWVAVLWHASFSCVAAALFFAFVLPRWWELMGTTSHTLGTVMRIVTGVLIGLAALPVVFTLLRTRRPELRTPLLALRLRTASIVLHILAGVLVLGAAISEIWLSLDDAGQWLFGIYGAAAAIALLGIFSFYLADVAELPPPPPKPLKPKTPRPRRSRKKDAEDTESADETTADDTTADETSEAETSEEDSDDKPAEVTAEAEAPESTATEPEPPADEADKADENAPDTGKANGKSPANGTSEKAEPTRRRRRRLRGGVAVED; this is encoded by the coding sequence ATGCGGCGCTGGGTCGCGGTCTTGTGGCACGCCTCGTTCTCGTGTGTTGCCGCGGCCCTTTTTTTCGCCTTCGTCCTGCCGCGCTGGTGGGAACTGATGGGCACGACGTCGCACACCCTCGGCACCGTGATGCGCATCGTCACCGGCGTGCTGATCGGCTTGGCCGCGCTGCCGGTGGTCTTCACGCTGCTACGCACGCGACGGCCGGAGCTCCGCACGCCGCTGCTGGCCCTGCGGCTGCGGACGGCGTCGATCGTGCTGCACATCCTCGCCGGTGTGTTGGTCCTCGGCGCGGCGATCAGCGAGATCTGGCTCTCGCTGGACGACGCGGGTCAGTGGCTGTTCGGGATCTACGGTGCCGCCGCCGCGATCGCGCTGCTGGGAATTTTCTCGTTCTACCTGGCCGATGTCGCCGAGCTGCCACCACCGCCGCCGAAACCGCTGAAGCCCAAGACGCCGAGGCCGCGCCGCAGCCGCAAGAAGGACGCTGAGGACACGGAGTCCGCGGACGAGACGACAGCAGACGACACGACAGCAGACGAGACGTCCGAAGCGGAGACGTCCGAAGAGGACTCCGACGACAAGCCTGCTGAGGTCACCGCTGAGGCCGAAGCGCCCGAATCGACCGCAACCGAGCCCGAGCCTCCGGCCGACGAAGCAGACAAGGCCGACGAAAACGCGCCGGATACCGGGAAGGCGAACGGCAAATCCCCTGCTAACGGCACGTCCGAGAAGGCGGAGCCCACGCGGCGTCGACGTCGGCGCCTGCGTGGCGGCGTCGCGGTCGAAGATTAA
- a CDS encoding SRPBCC family protein, translated as MGQVSASSTVEIAAAPEAVLAAVADYATVRPRILSPHYSEYRVLEGGQGAGTVASWKLQATKSRVRDVKASIDVAGHTVIEKDANSTMITNWTVSPAGEGSSVTVKTSWKGAGGIGGFFEKTFAPLGLRKIQAQVLENLKKQVEG; from the coding sequence ATGGGACAGGTCAGCGCGTCCAGCACCGTCGAGATCGCCGCCGCGCCGGAGGCGGTACTGGCGGCCGTCGCCGACTATGCGACCGTGCGCCCCCGGATTCTCTCGCCGCACTACAGCGAATACCGGGTGCTCGAGGGCGGGCAGGGCGCGGGCACCGTGGCGTCGTGGAAGCTGCAGGCCACGAAATCACGAGTGCGTGACGTGAAGGCCAGCATCGACGTCGCAGGTCACACGGTGATCGAGAAAGACGCCAACTCGACGATGATCACGAACTGGACGGTTTCCCCGGCAGGGGAGGGCTCGTCGGTGACCGTCAAGACCTCATGGAAGGGCGCCGGTGGCATCGGCGGCTTCTTCGAGAAGACGTTCGCGCCGCTGGGCCTGCGCAAAATCCAGGCCCAGGTGCTGGAGAACCTCAAGAAGCAGGTGGAGGGCTAG
- a CDS encoding DNA polymerase III subunits gamma/tau — protein sequence MALYRKYRPATFADVVGQEHVTEPLSTALTAGRINHAYLFSGPRGCGKTSSARILARSLNCEQGPTATPCGVCASCVALAPNGGGSVDVTELDAASHGGVDDTRELRDRAFYAPAQSRYRIFIIDEAHMVTTAGFNALLKIVEEPPEHLIFVFATTEPEKVLPTIRSRTHHYPFRLLAPRTMRSLLERICAQETVTVDDAVYPLVIRAGAGSPRDTLSVLDQLLAGADGNQVSYPRALALLGATDVALIDDAIDALAAGDAAALFGAVEGVIDAGHDPRRFATDLLERFRDLIVLQAVPDAVARGVVDGPEDVLERMRDQATRVGTATLTRYAEVVHAGLGEMRGATVPRLLLEVVCARLLLPSASDTESALLQRVERIETRLDMSIPVGELPGGAPKYSRKSQAAPEPVAEAAGEPEHVDPRPAPELKPALEPTVVVEPKPMPEPTPPPEPVSAPKPEPASPPPVRQPADPVVAAPPPAAVTGEPNAAAVRSMWTTVREKVRQRSRTTEVMLAGAIVRSVEGDTLVLSHESAPLAKRLTEQRNSDVIREALKDALGVDWKIRCEVGPPGPPPAAEPEKKPAAAPGPPPPIDVDDEESMLAEAGNDTSDTPRRDPEEVALELLQNELGARRIDGG from the coding sequence GTGGCGCTCTACCGCAAGTACAGACCCGCGACCTTCGCCGACGTGGTCGGCCAGGAGCACGTCACCGAACCGCTGTCCACGGCGCTGACAGCGGGGCGCATCAACCACGCCTATCTGTTCTCCGGGCCGCGCGGGTGCGGCAAGACGTCGTCGGCGCGAATCCTGGCCCGGTCGTTGAACTGTGAGCAGGGGCCGACGGCCACACCGTGTGGGGTTTGCGCGTCCTGCGTGGCGCTCGCGCCCAACGGCGGTGGCAGCGTCGACGTCACCGAACTGGACGCGGCCAGCCACGGCGGGGTGGACGACACCCGGGAGCTACGCGATCGCGCGTTCTACGCTCCGGCGCAGTCGAGGTACCGCATCTTCATCATCGACGAAGCGCACATGGTCACCACGGCGGGTTTCAACGCGCTGCTGAAGATCGTCGAGGAGCCGCCGGAACATCTGATCTTCGTGTTCGCCACGACAGAGCCGGAGAAGGTGCTGCCGACCATTCGCTCGCGGACCCATCACTACCCGTTCCGGTTGTTGGCACCGCGGACCATGCGGTCGCTGCTGGAGCGCATCTGCGCGCAGGAGACGGTGACGGTGGACGACGCGGTGTACCCGCTCGTCATCCGTGCCGGCGCCGGATCGCCCCGTGACACGCTCTCGGTGCTCGACCAACTGTTGGCGGGTGCGGACGGTAACCAGGTCAGTTATCCACGGGCCCTGGCGCTGCTGGGTGCCACCGATGTGGCGCTGATCGACGATGCGATCGATGCGCTCGCGGCCGGCGACGCCGCCGCGCTGTTCGGGGCGGTCGAGGGCGTGATCGACGCCGGCCACGACCCGCGGAGGTTCGCCACCGATCTGCTCGAACGTTTCCGCGATTTGATCGTGCTGCAGGCGGTTCCCGACGCGGTCGCCCGCGGTGTGGTCGACGGACCCGAGGACGTGCTGGAGCGGATGCGCGATCAGGCGACCCGGGTCGGCACCGCCACGCTGACCCGCTACGCGGAGGTGGTGCACGCCGGGCTGGGCGAGATGCGCGGTGCGACGGTGCCCCGGCTGTTGCTCGAGGTCGTGTGCGCGCGGCTGCTGTTGCCGTCGGCCAGCGATACCGAGTCGGCGTTGTTGCAGCGCGTCGAGCGCATCGAGACCCGGCTGGACATGTCGATCCCGGTGGGGGAGCTGCCCGGTGGCGCGCCGAAGTACAGCCGCAAGAGCCAGGCCGCACCGGAACCCGTCGCCGAAGCAGCCGGCGAGCCCGAACACGTCGACCCCAGGCCCGCACCGGAGCTGAAGCCGGCGCTCGAGCCGACGGTCGTCGTCGAGCCCAAGCCGATGCCGGAGCCGACCCCCCCGCCCGAGCCGGTTTCCGCTCCGAAACCGGAGCCGGCATCGCCTCCGCCGGTGCGCCAGCCCGCCGACCCCGTCGTAGCGGCGCCGCCACCCGCGGCCGTCACCGGTGAACCGAACGCCGCTGCGGTGCGCAGCATGTGGACGACGGTGCGCGAGAAGGTCCGTCAACGCAGCCGCACCACCGAAGTGATGCTGGCCGGCGCGATCGTCCGCTCCGTCGAGGGCGACACCCTGGTGCTCAGCCACGAGTCCGCACCCCTGGCCAAACGGCTGACCGAACAGCGCAACTCCGATGTCATCCGCGAGGCGCTGAAGGACGCACTGGGTGTCGACTGGAAGATCCGATGCGAGGTAGGCCCGCCGGGTCCGCCGCCCGCCGCCGAGCCGGAGAAGAAGCCTGCTGCCGCGCCTGGGCCGCCGCCACCGATCGATGTCGACGACGAGGAGAGCATGCTCGCCGAGGCGGGCAACGACACATCCGACACACCGCGGCGCGACCCGGAAGAGGTGGCGCTGGAGCTTCTTCAGAACGAACTCGGCGCCCGCCGCATCGACGGCGGCTAG
- the recR gene encoding recombination mediator RecR: MFEGPVQDLIDELGKLPGIGPKSAQRIAFHLLSVEPPQIDRMTAVLNRIRDGVTFCAVCGNVSDDERCRICSDSRRDGSIVCVVEEPKDVQAVERTREFRGRYHVLGGALDPLSGIGPEQLRIRELLNRIGERVDGVDITEVIIATDPNTEGEATATYLVRMLRDIPGLTVTRIASGLPMGGDLEFADELTLGRALAGRRAMA, encoded by the coding sequence TTGTTCGAGGGACCGGTCCAGGATCTGATCGACGAGCTCGGCAAGCTGCCGGGCATCGGGCCGAAGAGCGCGCAACGGATCGCATTCCATCTGCTGTCCGTCGAGCCGCCGCAGATCGACCGGATGACCGCGGTCTTGAACCGTATCCGCGACGGGGTCACCTTCTGCGCGGTGTGCGGCAATGTGTCCGACGACGAGCGGTGCCGGATATGTTCTGACTCGCGACGCGACGGCTCGATAGTGTGCGTCGTCGAGGAACCCAAGGATGTGCAGGCCGTCGAACGCACCCGTGAGTTCCGCGGCCGCTATCACGTGCTCGGCGGTGCGCTTGACCCGTTGTCCGGAATCGGGCCGGAACAGCTGCGAATTCGCGAGCTGCTGAACAGGATTGGCGAACGGGTCGACGGCGTGGACATCACCGAGGTGATCATCGCGACCGATCCGAACACCGAGGGCGAGGCCACAGCGACGTATCTCGTCCGGATGTTGCGCGACATCCCGGGTCTCACGGTGACGCGTATCGCCTCCGGGCTCCCGATGGGTGGTGACCTGGAGTTCGCGGATGAGCTGACGCTGGGCCGCGCGCTCGCCGGTCGACGCGCAATGGCCTGA
- a CDS encoding DUF559 domain-containing protein: MAEILLGGEALAAGVVTRHGLRRWYTTLYRGVYIEKGVEPSLRDRAIGAWLATRRKGVVAGVAASALHGAPWVDLAEPIEVLGVKSQPQEGLIPRSERISADEITRVSGLPVTTRVRTAFDLGRHLERGDALARLDALMWNQRFQIDDVLALSERYPHSRGTRQLRELLPLVDGGAASPRESRIRLLLLDAGFPRPETQIPVVRGVTPVAWLDMGWPELQVAVEYDGDHHRKDRRQYVKDIARLRMLEALGWIVIRVIAEDKPQDVIARVEAALAARGCFVDTDRVAA, from the coding sequence ATGGCTGAAATTCTGCTTGGCGGGGAAGCATTGGCGGCGGGCGTGGTCACCCGCCACGGGCTTCGGCGTTGGTACACAACGCTGTACCGAGGCGTGTATATCGAGAAGGGCGTCGAGCCATCGCTGCGTGACCGGGCGATAGGCGCATGGCTGGCGACGCGCCGTAAGGGTGTCGTCGCTGGTGTGGCGGCCTCAGCGTTACACGGGGCACCGTGGGTCGACCTCGCCGAGCCGATCGAGGTGCTGGGCGTCAAGAGTCAGCCGCAGGAAGGCCTGATCCCGAGGTCCGAACGCATTTCCGCCGACGAAATCACGAGGGTATCGGGCCTGCCCGTGACTACGCGCGTCCGAACGGCTTTCGACCTCGGCAGGCACCTGGAACGTGGCGACGCGCTCGCGCGGCTCGACGCGTTGATGTGGAATCAGCGCTTTCAGATCGATGACGTGCTGGCGCTGAGTGAAAGGTACCCGCACAGCCGTGGGACGCGGCAGCTACGCGAGTTGCTTCCGCTCGTCGACGGCGGCGCGGCCTCGCCGAGGGAATCACGGATCCGACTGTTGTTGTTGGACGCGGGGTTTCCCCGACCGGAGACGCAGATACCCGTCGTGCGTGGCGTCACTCCGGTGGCGTGGCTCGACATGGGCTGGCCCGAACTCCAGGTCGCGGTCGAGTACGACGGGGATCACCATCGAAAGGATCGTCGCCAATACGTGAAGGACATCGCGAGGCTACGCATGCTCGAGGCGCTCGGCTGGATCGTCATCCGCGTGATCGCCGAGGACAAGCCGCAGGATGTGATCGCACGGGTCGAGGCGGCGCTCGCCGCGCGCGGCTGCTTCGTGGACACCGACCGCGTCGCCGCCTAG
- a CDS encoding type 1 glutamine amidotransferase → MGESTVRIGLVLPDVMGTYGDGGNSVVLRQRLRLRGFDAEIVEITLADPVPAELDLYTLGGAEDYAQRLATKHLIRYPGLQQAAERGAPVLAICAAIQVLGHWYETSSGERVDGVGMLDVTTSPQDSRTIGEVVSQPLLPELTERLTGFENHRGGTVLGSAARPLARVVSGAGNRAGDGIDGAVQGSVVATYLHGPCLARNPQLADHLLSRVVGELPPLEIGEVAQLRKERLAAPRRV, encoded by the coding sequence ATGGGTGAGTCGACGGTGCGAATCGGGTTGGTGCTGCCCGATGTGATGGGAACGTATGGTGACGGCGGCAATTCGGTGGTGTTGCGCCAACGCCTGCGCTTACGGGGCTTCGATGCGGAGATCGTCGAGATCACCCTCGCAGACCCGGTGCCTGCCGAGCTGGATCTGTACACCCTCGGCGGAGCCGAGGATTACGCGCAGCGGCTGGCTACTAAGCACTTGATCCGTTACCCCGGTTTGCAGCAGGCCGCGGAGCGGGGCGCACCGGTGCTGGCGATCTGCGCGGCGATCCAGGTGCTGGGCCACTGGTATGAGACGTCGTCGGGCGAGCGCGTCGACGGGGTGGGGATGCTCGATGTCACGACGTCGCCGCAGGACAGCCGGACGATCGGCGAGGTGGTGTCGCAGCCCCTGCTGCCGGAACTGACGGAGCGGTTGACGGGGTTCGAGAATCACCGCGGCGGAACGGTTTTGGGGTCCGCAGCGCGCCCGTTGGCTCGGGTGGTCAGCGGGGCGGGCAACCGTGCCGGCGATGGCATCGACGGCGCGGTGCAGGGCAGCGTCGTCGCGACGTATCTGCACGGGCCGTGCCTGGCCCGCAATCCTCAGCTCGCGGACCATCTGCTGTCGCGCGTGGTCGGCGAGCTGCCGCCGCTGGAGATCGGCGAGGTCGCGCAGTTGCGTAAGGAGCGACTGGCGGCCCCCCGCCGGGTCTAG
- a CDS encoding class I SAM-dependent methyltransferase: MTTFKEHSTQAPAGRLTLAEILEIFASGQIPLKFTAYDGSSAGPEDATLGLDLLTPRGTTYLATAPGELGLARAYVAGDLRPLGVHPADPYDLLMALADKLDFRLPPPRVLANIVRTIGIEHLKPIAPPPQEALPRWRRVMEGLRHSKTRDAEAIHHHYDVSNKFYEWVLGPSMTYTCACYPDADATLEEAQENKYRLVFEKLRLQPGDRLLDVGCGWGGMVRYAARHGVKAIGVTLSKEQAEWARNAIDEQGLSDLAEVRHGDYRDIRESGFDAVSSIGLTEHIGVQNYPAYFRFLQSKMRVGALLLNHCITRHDNRTGANAGGFIDRYVFPDGELTGSGRIITEAQDVGLEVVHEENLRHHYALTLRDWCRNLEEHWDEAVEEVGLPTAKVWGLYMAGSRVGFETNIIQLHQVLAVKLDARGNDGGLPLRPWWTP; the protein is encoded by the coding sequence ATGACCACGTTCAAAGAACATTCGACACAAGCGCCAGCCGGAAGACTCACGCTGGCAGAGATCCTGGAGATCTTCGCCTCGGGTCAGATTCCGCTGAAGTTCACCGCCTACGACGGCAGTTCGGCCGGACCCGAGGACGCCACGCTGGGCCTCGACCTGTTGACGCCGCGCGGCACGACGTATCTCGCGACCGCTCCCGGTGAGCTCGGGCTCGCGCGCGCATACGTGGCGGGCGACCTCAGACCGCTCGGCGTCCATCCGGCGGATCCCTACGACCTGCTCATGGCGCTGGCCGACAAGCTCGATTTCAGGCTTCCGCCGCCGCGGGTGCTTGCCAACATCGTGCGCACCATCGGCATCGAGCATCTGAAACCGATCGCCCCGCCGCCCCAGGAAGCACTGCCGCGCTGGCGTCGTGTCATGGAAGGGTTGCGGCACAGCAAGACTCGCGACGCCGAGGCCATTCATCACCACTACGACGTCTCGAACAAGTTCTACGAGTGGGTGCTCGGTCCGTCGATGACCTACACCTGCGCCTGCTATCCGGATGCCGACGCCACTTTGGAGGAGGCACAGGAGAACAAGTACCGGCTGGTGTTCGAGAAGCTGCGGCTGCAGCCCGGTGATCGACTGCTCGACGTGGGCTGCGGATGGGGCGGCATGGTCCGGTACGCCGCGCGGCACGGGGTGAAGGCGATCGGCGTCACGCTCTCCAAGGAGCAGGCGGAGTGGGCACGGAACGCGATTGACGAGCAGGGTCTGTCGGATCTCGCCGAGGTGCGCCACGGCGACTACCGCGATATCCGGGAATCAGGGTTCGACGCGGTCTCGTCGATCGGGCTCACCGAGCACATCGGCGTGCAGAACTATCCGGCGTACTTCCGGTTCCTCCAGTCGAAGATGCGTGTCGGCGCGCTGCTGCTCAACCACTGCATCACCCGCCATGACAACCGAACCGGCGCCAACGCAGGCGGTTTCATCGACCGCTACGTCTTTCCCGACGGGGAGCTCACCGGTTCGGGCCGCATCATCACCGAGGCGCAGGACGTCGGCCTCGAGGTGGTGCACGAGGAGAACCTGCGCCACCACTACGCGCTGACGCTGCGGGATTGGTGCCGCAACCTCGAAGAGCACTGGGACGAGGCCGTCGAAGAGGTCGGACTCCCCACCGCGAAGGTGTGGGGCCTGTACATGGCCGGTTCCCGAGTGGGCTTCGAGACGAATATCATTCAGCTGCACCAGGTTCTGGCAGTCAAGCTGGACGCGCGCGGGAACGACGGCGGGCTGCCGTTGCGCCCGTGGTGGACGCCCTAG
- a CDS encoding YbaB/EbfC family nucleoid-associated protein, with amino-acid sequence MQPGSGGQPDMSALLAQAQQVQQQLMEAQAALAAAEVNGQAGGGLVQVTMKGSGEVIAVRIDPKVVDPQDIETLQDLVVGAIADASKQVTILAHDRLGPLAGGMGDMGLPGL; translated from the coding sequence ATGCAACCCGGCAGTGGTGGCCAGCCCGATATGTCCGCTCTTCTGGCTCAGGCGCAGCAGGTGCAGCAGCAGTTGATGGAGGCGCAGGCGGCGCTGGCCGCAGCCGAGGTCAACGGTCAAGCGGGTGGCGGCCTGGTGCAGGTCACCATGAAGGGCAGCGGCGAGGTGATCGCGGTCCGGATCGACCCCAAGGTCGTGGACCCGCAGGACATCGAGACGCTGCAGGACCTCGTCGTCGGCGCGATCGCCGATGCGTCCAAACAGGTGACGATTCTCGCCCACGATCGCCTGGGCCCTCTCGCCGGCGGCATGGGCGACATGGGACTGCCAGGACTCTGA